Below is a window of Stigmatopora nigra isolate UIUO_SnigA chromosome 3, RoL_Snig_1.1, whole genome shotgun sequence DNA.
GCCACGACGCTATAACGCCATCACGCCATACCGCTACGACACCATAATGCAGAGGTCAGGGGaccctttttgaaagagagagccataaacaatccCTTTTTCAAATGATACTCCTTACTCAGCCATACTCACAattcaaaagtcaaaatacataaaatgttacagtcattttatcacttttaaagtacattaaGTCTCTGAATCCCTTTGACAACGTTGTTACGCTGTTACTAATCAATATCAataagtatcaatgagtatcaatgaaatcaatgacacaGTCCCAACCTGACcttcctattggtgcattcacaactcagctctctcaccactagtttccatattttcagaGCCATATACGCCCATcataaagagccacatgtggctccccagccataagttccctacccctgccttaACACAAGACAATTCGGCCAAtgtggtcatttatttaaaatcagagaaaagacaaacagataaaatgacaaacaacatttattttgacgtctatgagaTAACACAATGCATTTGGGTTCCTTTTCGTACGTACTATTTTCGTACCACGAATATAACAGCCTCTAAATTTCGGACCAATCTACGTCCCCGTTTCCGCCATCGGTCTTGACGAATAGCCGTTCAACCCCTAGAAGAACAGTCGCACACCCCCTGGCACAAACACTGACAAAACCCATAAACCAAACACACAGTCAAACTAGATGGCACCAAACTGACGCAAATAATCCCAAGACTCACCCTCTGAATCACCAGCAAGTAAATCCCCAATGGAAGCGATCCAAAGtacaaaaaacccaacaaccAAACTACAATACGCGGGATATGATTACACAATTTACTCAACGAGTCCCGATCCGAACCCGCCAACAGCGATTCGGCGTTACGCTCCGTTTCTGAGTTGCCGTCCCTCTGGACTTCCACGATGGTAATGAAGAGACAATTTGGCGAATCCCGAGACGGACTCCCGGAAAACAAACTCTTGGGAGAGAGAATCACTTCCCGATTGTAGTCTGAGTTCCAAAACTTGTCACTCGGAGTCAGGCGGTTCATAAGATTGGCGTCATCGGGCAAGGCGGATACCCCAGACTCGCCAACGTGGGTTTGATGGCGGCAAAATGGACAGGAAATGAGACCCGTGCCATCTGCCGCGTAGAGAATCTTGAGTAGGCATCGTCCACAAACCCGATGGAGGCAGTCCAAGAGTTTTGGACGACGTTGTTGCGCGTTGTAGCGCTGGTAGCAGATTTTACAGTCCAGTTCTTCCTTGGTAGAGGCGTCTTTTTCGTCTGACTCTACCCGAGAGACGTTCATCTTCCAGGTTGGGATCTGAAGAAGACAGGGAATGGGTAGTGAGAATCAGTTTGCTTTTAAATTTttgtagtacagtgttccctcgctacttggcgcttcagctatcgcggactgagagctttgcggattttctAAATGTactatctcagttctgtcactagtGGTTTCTATATTTTagttcacaggttagcaaagagccagatgcacttatcaaaagagccacatgcggctcccgagccataggttctctacATCTGATGAAGGCTATATATGCTAAGCACCTTCTAACATCTTGCTTATTGTCATCGTCTAgctcaggggtgggaaaacttaaaaaatgtgactttaaaaatgtgacagatgggcggggtcagcacaagataggatacatataaaaaa
It encodes the following:
- the LOC144194829 gene encoding E3 ubiquitin-protein ligase RNF182 encodes the protein MNVSRVESDEKDASTKEELDCKICYQRYNAQQRRPKLLDCLHRVCGRCLLKILYAADGTGLISCPFCRHQTHVGESGVSALPDDANLMNRLTPSDKFWNSDYNREVILSPKSLFSGSPSRDSPNCLFITIVEVQRDGNSETERNAESLLAGSDRDSLSKLCNHIPRIVVWLLGFLYFGSLPLGIYLLVIQRVSLGIICVSLVPSSLTVCLVYGFCQCLCQGVCDCSSRG